One Paenarthrobacter aurescens TC1 DNA window includes the following coding sequences:
- a CDS encoding trans-hexaprenyltranstransferase (heptaprenyl diphosphate synthase) (identified by match to protein family HMM PF00348), giving the protein MTNSAEHSWTHAGHGLPQTVEPAPNTTAIATGLQLPAGFAAIAGDAELGPAITTNLARVEKKLREAISNSDPLADATSRHLVEAGGKRIRPLLTLLCAHLGDASRPEVVQAAVVVELTHLATLYHDDVMDSAPFRRGAPTAHEVWGNSVAILTGDLIFARASILVSELGSRALGIQARTFERLCLGQLHETVGPREDEDPVEHYLSVIADKTGSLVAASGQLGAIFAGADESYEDLLVEYGEKVGVAFQLADDVIDVTGVKVKSGKSPGTDLREGVPTLPVLLLRRDAAAGDASAIALLELVDGDLSSDEALAEVVAGLREHPVTEESWKIARQWSAEAVAALEPLPEGVVKASLTNFAHAVVDRSS; this is encoded by the coding sequence GTGACGAACTCTGCCGAACACAGCTGGACGCATGCCGGACACGGCTTGCCGCAGACTGTTGAGCCTGCTCCCAACACCACTGCGATCGCAACGGGGCTCCAGCTGCCCGCCGGTTTTGCCGCCATTGCCGGTGATGCCGAGCTCGGCCCTGCCATCACCACCAACCTTGCCCGGGTGGAAAAGAAGCTCCGCGAAGCCATCTCCAACTCGGACCCCCTGGCTGACGCGACGTCGCGCCACCTGGTGGAAGCCGGTGGTAAGCGCATCCGTCCGCTGCTCACCCTGCTGTGCGCCCACCTTGGTGATGCTTCACGCCCCGAAGTTGTTCAGGCCGCTGTTGTAGTGGAACTGACACACCTTGCCACGCTGTACCACGACGATGTGATGGACTCCGCTCCGTTCCGCCGCGGCGCTCCCACTGCCCACGAAGTATGGGGCAACTCGGTGGCCATCCTTACCGGCGACCTCATCTTTGCCCGCGCCTCCATCCTGGTGTCCGAGCTCGGCTCCCGTGCACTCGGTATCCAGGCCCGGACGTTTGAACGCTTGTGCCTTGGCCAACTCCACGAAACTGTGGGCCCGCGCGAAGACGAAGATCCCGTAGAGCACTACCTGTCCGTCATTGCTGACAAGACCGGCTCCCTGGTGGCAGCTTCCGGCCAGCTGGGTGCGATCTTCGCCGGCGCCGACGAGTCCTACGAGGACCTGCTGGTGGAATACGGCGAGAAGGTTGGCGTGGCGTTCCAGCTTGCCGACGACGTCATCGATGTGACCGGCGTCAAGGTCAAATCCGGCAAGTCCCCGGGCACCGACCTCCGCGAAGGTGTTCCTACGCTGCCTGTCCTGCTACTCCGCCGCGATGCTGCTGCAGGGGATGCCTCCGCGATTGCTTTGCTGGAACTCGTTGACGGCGACTTGAGCTCCGACGAGGCCCTGGCTGAAGTTGTTGCCGGTCTGCGCGAACACCCCGTCACCGAGGAATCGTGGAAGATCGCCCGCCAGTGGTCCGCCGAGGCCGTTGCGGCTCTGGAGCCGCTGCCCGAGGGCGTTGTGAAGGCGTCCCTGACCAACTTCGCCCACGCGGTGGTAGACCGCAGCAGCTAG